In Aedes albopictus strain Foshan chromosome 3, AalbF5, whole genome shotgun sequence, the genomic window CCACACTCCCATCAACCCTTCCTTCTGCGATGAATCACGCGATCATGCTTCCATTCGACACGCATGCATCGTGTGCAAATGCAAACAAAAACCACGCTCCGAATGAACACAGGCCAGCATACATACAAAACTTTCCACCGTATGTAGTTATGTGTTTGTTTGTTGTCTTTGCGTTTCTGCTTTGCCTCCTCGATCACTCTCGATCGGAGTCGACCACAGTATTCTGTGTGCACATGTGTGAAATGATCGAGGCATGGAAGCCATGCAACAACAGAACAGAGAAATACAGTAATCCCCCACATTACACTATTTTCTTCGTGCGGTGTCCGTTTGCGTTGATGTCGACAAAAATCCATGGATGCAGAAGGTTCACCTATTTGAACACAATATGGAAACGCATGGTCACTCAAAACTGGCATCCCACAATTTCTGAGACCTTAATAGACGAAACCCAAGTCGACGAATCCCGTCCCACATGTGGGCATTacgttggaaggggaatggcgttcagtctttggaggaataactcaaaaacggatttttaagctatcatccgacgtttcggtcgctatattgcgccttcttctgggaatctgtggacaatggttcgatttatgttgtgtttatgtttgtgtttatgctactcactaactatgctccgttttgtcgtcagtatgagcccacagcataggccacatttgtcccagacgtaacgtatcgctACAACAAGAATTCACATGAGTACCAGGCAAGCATGCTGCGCAAGTAAACTTTCGGTCTGGTTTTACTTACTCTGCCGCCGCCGGCGGATGGATGggataaaatatccgaaaaatatccgaaaaaactatccgggtcgcagaacagcgatgcagttgcccgttttggcgccacttttactcTGTTTGTGTTAACTCTTGTTGTACCGATTCGTTTGCCTGTTGGACGGCCTGGCTTCGTGTATTGTTTTTTAAAGTGTGTAGTACGCCGGCGTACGTATTGCTCAGATTGTCTGTATCGGTGCGCTTGTTCACTGTGTTCGGTGTGTTTATAATATGACATGTTTCTAGTATGTGTAAGTTTTGCTTCTTAAGACTAGCATCCACGATTCGTGTACGATCGAAAGCGAAGACATGGCGGTTGGCGGCCGAGTGATCTAGCAGCGCTGTTCGTTCTCGTAGCTGCGCTACCTCCACGTCCTCCGTCGTCTTCCCTTGGTCCCACATGTTTTCCAGCCGGTTGGAACAGGAGCGGTGACTGGAGATCCTCGTTTGTAGTTTGTTTGATGTCATGCCTACGTAGCACGCGGAGCAGTTAGCACATGGGATGTTGTAAATCACGTTTGATCTACTGTTCTTGTCCACAACGTCTTTTACCGGAGGCAGAAGATTTCCTACAGTTTTCGCATTCTTCGAGCTGATGGTGACATTCGGATAGTCCTTCCTCAGGACTTTTTGGATGTTTCCTGATAACTGTCCTACATGTACCATCGATCGGTAAATCATCTCCTCGCTGCTCGTGACGTCATCATTGGTGGTGTTAACCTGTCGTTCCCTCGATCGATCGATGAGGCGGTTTATCATTGCAGTGGGGTAATCGTTCCGTTTTAGTTGGGTGAAAATGATGTCACGTGTTGCACTTGGTTCGACGTTGGTAGAGAGGGTCTTGACGCGGTGAATGAAATTGTTCGCCACGTTCACCTTCTGTTTTGTGCTGTGGGCGGAGTGGTAATTCAGGAAACGCCCTGAGGCGATCGGCTTAATATACCACTCTGTTTTGATCGTTTGGTCTGACTGTCGAACCAAGAGCAAGTCTAGAAACGGAATTTTCCCTTCTTGTTCGACTTCCACCGTGAACTGAATTTTCTCATGGTAGCTGTTGAAAATTGTTCTCACTTCTTCGATCTTGTCCTTGGGAACTGCCAGCATCAGGTCGTCCACATACTTCTTCAACACTGGGAACGGGAAGCTCACTCTCGTCACGACGTTGTCTAGCAATGTCTCCATCACTAGATCCGCGATGGTGGGTGATAATGGGTTGCCCATCGCTGTGCCGAAGACTTGTTGGTAAAACTGTCCCTTGAACCGGAAGTAGCTGCAATCGATACAGAATTCGGTCATCTCCAAGAACAGGTCCAGGTTTATATCGGTGTGTTGCTTGATGTTTTCCCAGTTGTTGATGACGTCACGTATTACCAAGTCTTTGGGGATGCAGGTGAACAACGATACGACGTCCAAGGAAATCAGGACGTAATCCGGCGGCAACTGCACACTGTTGATGTATTCGCAGAACGTGAACGAGTCTGTCGCATCATACTTGCCGGTGATGGATTTTTGGATGATCTTGCCTACGTACTGCGACAGTGTGTACGACGGTGACGTCATGCACGGTACCACCGGTCTCAGTGGTAGTCCCTCCTTGTGCGCTTTTGGGGCGCCGTATATTCGGGGAGCTGTCGCTTTGTAGGTTTTCATCCTCCTCTCGGTGACACGATCGATGAGTTTCAGATCCGCCAGGCGTTTGGCGAAACACACCGAACACAGTGAACAAGCGCACCGATACAGACAATCTGAGCAATACGTACGCCGGCGTACTACACACTTTAAAAAACAATACACGAAGCCAGGCCGTCCAACAGGCAAACGAATCGGTACAACAAGAGTTAACACAAACAgagtaaaagtggcgccaaaacgggcaactgcatcgctgttctgcgacccggatagttttttcggatatttttcggatattttatccCATCCATCCGCCGGCGGCGGCAGAGTAAGTAAAACCAGACCGAAAGTTTACTTGCGCAGCATGCTTGCCTGGTACTCATGTGAATTCTTGTTGTagcgatacgttacgtctgggacaaatgtggcctatgctgtgggctcatactgacgacaaaacggagcatagttagtgagtagcataaacacaaacataaacacaacataaatcgaaccattgtccacagattcccagaagaaggcgcaatatagcgaccgaaacgtcggatgatagcttaaaaatccgtttttgagttattcctccaaagactgaacgccattccccttccaacata contains:
- the LOC134291775 gene encoding uncharacterized protein LOC134291775; its protein translation is MKTYKATAPRIYGAPKAHKEGLPLRPVVPCMTSPSYTLSQYVGKIIQKSITGKYDATDSFTFCEYINSVQLPPDYVLISLDVVSLFTCIPKDLVIRDVINNWENIKQHTDINLDLFLEMTEFCIDCSYFRFKGQFYQQVFGTAMGNPLSPTIADLVMETLLDNVVTRVSFPFPVLKKYVDDLMLAVPKDKIEEVRTIFNSYHEKIQFTVEVEQEGKIPFLDLLLVRQSDQTIKTEWYIKPIASGRFLNYHSAHSTKQKVNVANNFIHRVKTLSTNVEPSATRDIIFTQLKRNDYPTAMINRLIDRSRERQVNTTNDDVTSSEEMIYRSMVHVGQLSGNIQKVLRKDYPNVTISSKNAKTVGNLLPPVKDVVDKNSRSNVIYNIPCANCSACYVGMTSNKLQTRISSHRSCSNRLENMWDQGKTTEDVEVAQLRERTALLDHSAANRHVFAFDRTRIVDASLKKQNLHILETCHIINTPNTVNKRTDTDNLSNTYAGVLHTLKNNTRSQAVQQANESVQQELTQTE